The Rhizobium indicum genome has a segment encoding these proteins:
- a CDS encoding ABC transporter substrate-binding protein — MKKLLGASALALVFIAATANAEAINILVEGGGEMLQKAVAEKFTAETGIEVNFTTVPYQGVFDKFSAEIASGSSAFDVVTIDVVWNAKFASHVEDLSALFTDAVRADLPPVLLADAKVGDKLIGMPAWANAEIVFYRKDLFDKAEEKEAFQAKYGYPLAPPKTWQQWRDIAKFFTRDTDGDGKTDFWGTDTIGTFSEEWMAHVLQAGSPGVILDKDGQVIIDNEAHKKALEFYIAPHCVDHSVPENVNEIGWGEAQNLFYQGKTAMMKFWAHAYKMTPPDSKVSGKVGVVPMLAGDAGIAAVPGPWYNVVPSTSEHKDAAKKFISFAIANNTLGIEAPLGLAATNSAYRSYSAKAGYEHFPPLLETLSAPATQGRPINEKYQEIVDEAVLPAIQQALTCKADIGEVLTEAKETIEDILN, encoded by the coding sequence ATGAAGAAATTGCTTGGTGCCAGCGCACTTGCGCTTGTTTTCATAGCCGCCACTGCCAATGCCGAAGCCATCAACATTCTGGTGGAAGGCGGCGGCGAAATGTTGCAGAAGGCGGTCGCCGAGAAGTTTACTGCCGAAACAGGCATCGAGGTGAACTTCACGACCGTTCCCTATCAGGGTGTCTTTGACAAGTTCTCGGCCGAAATCGCCTCAGGCTCTTCTGCGTTCGATGTCGTGACGATCGACGTCGTGTGGAATGCGAAATTCGCGAGCCACGTCGAGGATCTCTCGGCTCTTTTCACCGATGCGGTTCGCGCGGATCTGCCGCCTGTCTTGCTTGCCGATGCGAAGGTCGGTGACAAACTGATCGGCATGCCTGCCTGGGCCAATGCCGAGATCGTGTTCTATCGCAAGGATCTGTTTGATAAGGCTGAGGAAAAAGAGGCTTTTCAGGCCAAGTATGGCTATCCTCTCGCGCCGCCCAAAACCTGGCAGCAGTGGCGTGACATCGCCAAATTCTTCACGCGTGACACTGACGGCGATGGAAAGACCGACTTCTGGGGCACTGACACCATCGGCACGTTTTCAGAGGAATGGATGGCGCATGTGCTGCAGGCGGGTTCGCCAGGGGTGATCCTCGATAAGGACGGGCAGGTCATTATCGACAATGAGGCGCACAAAAAGGCACTTGAATTCTACATCGCGCCACACTGTGTTGATCATTCCGTTCCTGAAAATGTGAACGAAATCGGCTGGGGCGAGGCGCAGAACCTGTTCTACCAGGGCAAAACAGCCATGATGAAGTTCTGGGCGCACGCCTACAAGATGACGCCTCCGGATTCAAAGGTCAGCGGCAAGGTCGGCGTGGTGCCGATGCTGGCCGGCGATGCCGGGATCGCAGCTGTTCCCGGCCCTTGGTACAACGTCGTTCCCTCGACATCCGAGCACAAGGATGCAGCGAAAAAATTCATATCGTTTGCTATCGCCAATAATACCCTGGGTATCGAAGCTCCCCTCGGCCTTGCCGCGACGAATTCCGCCTATCGGAGCTATTCAGCCAAGGCCGGCTATGAGCACTTCCCCCCACTTCTTGAGACGCTGAGCGCGCCCGCCACCCAGGGCCGGCCGATCAATGAAAAATATCAGGAAATAGTCGATGAAGCTGTGCTGCCCGCTATCCAGCAGGCACTCACCTGCAAGGCAGATATCGGGGAGGTCCTGACGGAAGCCAAGGAAACGATCGAGGACATTCTCAACTAG